The following are encoded together in the Triticum dicoccoides isolate Atlit2015 ecotype Zavitan chromosome 6B, WEW_v2.0, whole genome shotgun sequence genome:
- the LOC119324086 gene encoding putrescine hydroxycinnamoyltransferase 1-like — MAGEEEVQVVESCFVTPAVDTPSRAIRLSPFDLMLASRGYTPLVHFYRRPETSGDDFFNVSRLKTALGKALVPFYPLAGRLRAGGDGRLEIDCNGKGMLFLVAQSRLTMDDFTDFKPSSKQRRLFVPHVSDSDGLLWATQVTFLKCGGVVLGSAIHHAAMDGSVVFHFFRTWSAFSRNGDRAMVNLPYHDRSRLCARDPPVVHPDALSIFSPKINLTPQPGPVVNVVVSFTLAKDQLSTLKRISGGDGVSTFSAMSAHLWQCMCLARQLPPDATTQLMFSANIRRIMRPPLPGGYFGNAIINLSVGDKAYAIASRELSYIARRIQDIHRRVNDDLVHSAIDYLELAKRDDERPAIGNLPVTDIRVVSWLGMPSYDADFSWGRPLAMFHAEPNRGGFVHLIDSPQGDGSVRIIMSIEAAILSELKRLLYAKLNNKLYSKF, encoded by the exons atggccggcgaggaggaggtgcAGGTGGTGGAGTCCTGCTTTGTGACGCCGGCGGTGGACACGCCGAGCAGGGCGATCCGGCTCTCGCCGTTCGACCTCATGCTAGCCAGCAGAGGCTACACCCCACTCGTCCACTTCTACCGCCGACCAGAAACCTCCGGCGACGACTTCTTCAACGTGAGCAGGTTGAAGACGGCGTTGGGCAAGGCGCTTGTGCCCTTCTACCCCCTGGCCGGCCGCTTGAGGGCGGGCGGCGACGGCAGGTTGGAGATCGACTGCAACGGCaagggcatgctcttcctcgtggcTCAGTCTCGTCTAACCATGGATGACTTCACCGACTTCAAGCCATCATCAAAGCAGAGAAGGCTGTTTGTTCCTCACGTCAGCGACTCAGATGGCCTCTTATGGGCAACCCAG GTGACATTCTTAAAGTGTGGTGGGGTGGTCTTAGGGTCGGCAATCCATCATGCTGCTATGGATGGATCTGTTGTATTCCACTTCTTCAGGACATGGTCAGCTTTCTCCAGAAACGGCGACCGGGCTATGGTGAACCTCCCCTACCATGACCGCTCGCGCTTGTGTGCGCGTGATCCACCTGTTGTTCATCCCGACGCACTTTCCATTTTTAGCCCCAAGATAAACCTTACCCCGCAGCCAGGGCCAGTCGTCAACGTGGTTGTGTCCTTCACCCTTGCCAAGGACCAACTTTCCACTCTCAAGCGCATATCCGGTGGCGATGGCGTGAGCACCTTCAGTGCCATGAGCGCCCACCTGTGGCAATGCATGTGTTTAGCCCGGCAGCTACCCCCGGATGCTACGACGCAGCTTATGTTCTCGGCCAACATCCGCCGCATCATGAGGCCACCTCTCCCAGGCGGCTACTTCGGCAACGCCATAATAAACCTAAGTGTCGGCGACAAAGCGTATGCCATCGCCTCACGTGAGCTGAGCTACATCGCGCGGCGAATTCAAGACATCCACAGACGGGTGAACGACGACCTAGTGCATTCGGCGATCGACTACCTGGAGCTAGCAAAGAGGGACGACGAGCGCCCGGCTATAGGCAATTTGCCAGTGACTGACATTAGAGTTGTCAGCTGGCTTGGCATGCCGTCGTACGATGCGGATTTCAGCTGGGGAAGGCCATTGGCTATGTTCCATGCTGAACCAAACCGCGGAGGTTTTGTTCACCTGATTGACAGCCCACAGGGTGATGGCAGTGTGCGCATCATCATGTCTATAGAGGCTGCAATTCTCAGTGAGTTGAAGCGTTTGCTGTATGCCAAATTGAACAACAAGTTGTATTCTAAGTTTTAA